A single window of Xiphophorus hellerii strain 12219 chromosome 12, Xiphophorus_hellerii-4.1, whole genome shotgun sequence DNA harbors:
- the aebp1b gene encoding inactive carboxypeptidase-like protein X2 isoform X3, whose translation MKSHTVTVSVALLALCCLLIPRGGRSAGGISSLLQEKQTQDQLRNESLDHPESEQELAGDTHPLGSSIKAKREAEGTSQEGILSRLRRAPEDGKKKKKDKKKKEPKDPNATKKPKTDKKGKKKDKQTTTTTLPPTTTTFPTEPPTDPPAELDYFPDSVDDYWTDEDDYWGAGTTPSPSTEPPYLHRVTDDPVTDAYDDYWNPIEGEPPTSPPDNYDDLWNPIEGEPPTSPPDNYDDLWKEVEKDPYAPVTDNYDTYWKEPDPTPKPPEKYGTDHSNYWDATIELPDKFPDEEEVSPEIIVETIPEPTTSAPFERTWYDDYDEYGMRRKDYDTDEKWVEKERERAKKEREREERERAEKLKEAEERARNRPRVYKEPKICPPLGMESHKIESDQLTASSMSQYSFSPQRARLNMQGSEDEDNMRGGAWCANSEDRIHWFEVDARRETEFTGVVTQGRDALNESDFVTSYFLAFSNDSREWTTIHDGYADWLFFGNSDRDTPVMNRLAEPVLARYIRIIPQSWNGSLCMRLEVLGCPVPDPGDALYRQNEVTPVDYLEFKHHSYSEIVELMKSVHEECPNITNVYSLGRSSKGREIMAMVISGNPTEHEIGEPEFRFTAGLHGNEAVGRELILLLMQYLCKEYKDRNPRAQRLVEGIRIHLVPSLNPDGHETAFEVGSEMSSWTMGHYTEDGFDIFQNFPDLNSILWDAEDKGMVPKLTPNHHVPIPENFEFNTSIAMETRAIISWMKTYPFVLGANFQGGEAIVAYPYDSLRLNKPAKSDQSRSRKKRQYEDEGFDATEWGRGYQEEPEEDWRSRGYAEPEEEWRGHGYDQGYDPGYEHGYNQGYGHREEEEDDGGRGAGYHYSEPEEEPRLTPDESLFRWLAVSYASTHLTMTHNYRGSCHGDIPAGVVGMVNRAKWKPVTGSMNDFSYLHTNCYELSIFLGCDKFPHQSELAQEWEKNREAMLTFMEQVHRGIRGIVKDQQGNPIANATISVEGINHDVTTAPTGDYWRLLNPGEYRVTAKAEGFSSETKLCVVGYESGATSCSFNLAKSNWDRIKQIMALHGNKPIRLSYSNSGAQTSLRGGGSQKRVISGSNGFSSNSNASTQRRRMLRIARLRRLRQLRLMRLRLSSTTTMPTTTTTTTAAPTTSWYDSWGLGEAESFTPVLDYNYEYKIDDY comes from the exons ATGAAAAGCCATACTGTGACTGTGTCTGTGGCTCTGCTGGCCCTCTGCTGCCTGCTGATTCCCAGAGGAGGGAGGAGTGCCGGGGGAATATCTTCTCTCCTGCAGGAGAAGCAGACTCAGGATCAGCTGCGAAACGAGTCCCTGGATCACCCAGAAAGCGAGCAGGAGCTCGCAGGAGACACACACCCACTGGGAAGCAGCATCAAGGCCAAGAGAGAGGCAGAGGGGACTTCACAGGAGG GCATTTTGAGCAGGCTGAGAAGAGCCCCAGAGGAcggcaaaaagaagaagaaagacaaaaagaagaaagagccAAAGGATCCAAACGCCACTAAAAAGCCTAAAACTGACAAGAAGGGGAAGAAGAAAGACAAGCAGACCACAACCACAACCCTCCCACCCACCACAACAA CGTTCCCAACAGAGCCTCCCACTGATCCCCCCGCTGAGCTTGACTACTTCCCTGATTCTG TAGACGACTATTGGACAGATGAAGATGACTACTGGGGGGCTGGCACCACTCCATCTCCAAGCACTGAGCCCCCGTACCTTCACAGGGTCACAGACGACCCCGTTACTGACGCCTACGATGACTACTGGAATCCCATTGAGGGAGAGCCGCCGACTTCACCGCCCGACAACTACGATGACCTCTGGAATCCCATTGAGGGAGAGCCGCCGACTTCACCGCCCGACAACTACGATGACCTCTGGAAGGAAGTTGAGAAGGACCCGTACGCTCCTGTGACCGATAACTATGACACCTACTGGAAGGAGCCGGACCCGACCCCCAAGCCCCCTGAGAAGTACGGCACAGACCACAGCAATTACTGGGATGCCACAA TCGAGCTTCCAGATAAATTCCCAGACGAAGAAGAGGTCAGCCCTGAGATCATAGTGGAAACCATCCCAG AACCCACAACATCTGCTCCATTTGAGAGGACCTGGTATGATGATTATGATGAATACGGAATGA GACGGAAAGACTATGACACAGATGAAAAGTGGgtagagaaagaaagagagcgagccaagaaggagagagagagggaggagagag AACGAGCAGAAAAGCTGAAGGAGGCCGAGGAGCGAGCCAGGAACAGACCACGTGTCTACAAGGAGCCAAAGA TATGTCCTCCTCTGGGGATGGAGTCCCATAAGATCGAATCGGACCAGCTCACAGCCTCCTCTATGTCTCAGTACAGCTTCTCTCCTCAGAGGGCGCGCCTCAACATGCAG GGCTCAGAGGATGAGGACAATATGAGAGGTGGAGCGTGGTGCGCAAACTCAGAGGACAGGATCCACTGGTTTGAGGTCGACGCTCGCAGGGAGACCGAGTTCACCGGAGTTGTTACTCAAGGCCGAGATGCCCTGAATGA GAGCGATTTCGTGACATCCTACTTCCTGGCCTTCAGCAACGACAGCAGAGAATGGACCACCATTCACGATGGATACGCAGACTGG CTGTTCTTCGGAAACAGCGACAGGGACACTCCCGTCATGAACCGGCTCGCCGAGCCCGTGTTGGCTCGCTACATCCGGATCATCCCTCAGAGCTGGAACGGCTCTCTGTGCATGAGGCTGGAGGTCCTGGGCTGCCCTGTGCCTG ACCCAGGTGATGCTCTGTACAGGCAGAATGAGGTGACTCCTGTGGATTACCTGGAGTTCAAACACCACAGCTACTCAGAGATAGTTGAA CTGATGAAGTCGGTACATGAGGAGTGCCCCAACATCACCAACGTTTACAGCCTGGGCCGCAGCTCTAAGGGACGAGAAATCATGGCAATGGTCATCTCTGGAAACCCCACAGAGCACGAAATAG GTGAGCCGGAGTTTCGCTTCACGGCTGGTCTCCATGGGAACGAGGCAGTGGGGAGAGAGCTGATCCTGCTGCTCATGCAGTACCTGTGCAAAGAATACAAAGACAGGAACCCCAGGGCCCAACGCCTGGTGGAGGGAATACGCATCCACCTGGTTCCCTCTCTGAACCCTGACGGGCACGAGACAGCTTTCGAGGTG GGCTCGGAGATGAGCAGCTGGACCATGGGACACTACACTGAGGACGGCTTTGACATCTTCCAGAACTTCCCTGACCTGAACAGCATCTTGTGGGATGCTGAGGATAAGGGCATGGTGCCTAAACTGACCCCCAACCATCATGTGCCTATACCAGAAAACTTTGAATTCAACACGTCG ATTGCTATGGAGACCAGAGCCATTATTTCCTGGATGAAAACCTACCCATTTGTGTTGGGTGCAAACTTCCAAGGCGGAGAGGCCATCGTGGCCTATCCTTATGACAGTTTACGTCTCAACAAGCCTGCCAAGAGCGACCAATCCCGCAGCCGCAAAAAGAGACA GTACGAGGATGAAGGTTTTGATGCAACCGAGTGGGGAAGGGGTTACCAGGAGGAGCCAGAGGAGGACTGGAGAAGTCGAGGATACGCAGAGCCAGAGGAAGAGTGGCGAGGTCATGGATACGACCAAGGCTACGACCCCGGATACGAACATGGCTACAACCAGGGTTATGgacacagagaggaagaggaggacgacgGAGGGCGCGGGGCTGGATACCACTACAGTGAGCCAGAAGAAGAGCCCCGACTGACCCCGGACGAGTCCCTGTTCAGGTGGCTGGCTGTGTCGTACGCCTCCACGCACCTGACCATGACCCACAACTACCGCGGGTCCTGCCACGGGGACATACCCGCAGGAGTAGTCGGCATGGTCAACAGGGCAAAGTGGAAACCCGTCACTGGGA GTATGAATGACTTCAGCTATCTTCATACCAACTGCTATGAGTTGTCCATATTCCTGGGCTGTGATAAATTTCCTCATCAGAGTGAGTTGGCCCAAGAATGGGAGAAAAACAGGGAAGCAATGCTCACCTTCATGGAGCAG GTGCATCGTGGCATCAGAGGCATTGTGAAAGATCAGCAGGGGAATCCTATTGCAAACGCCACAATCTCTGTGGAGGGAATAAACCATGATGTTACCACAG CCCCAACAGGGGACTACTGGCGGCTGCTGAACCCGGGGGAGTACCGGGTGACGGCGAAGGCCGAAGGCTTCTCCTCTGAGACTAAACTCTGCGTGGTGGGTTATGAGTCCGGAGCGACCTCCTGCAGCTTTAACCTGGCCAAGTCCAACTGGGACCGCATTAAACAA ATCATGGCCCTTCACGGCAACAAGCCAATTCGACTCAGTTACAGCAACTCCGGAGCACAAACCTCTTTGCGCGGCGGCGGCAGCCAGAAGCGTGTGATTAGTGGCAGCAATGGGTTTTCTTCAAACTCCAATGCAAGTACCCAGCGCAGGAGGATGCTCAGGATTGCGCGTCTCCGCCGTCTTCGGCAGCTGAGGTTAATGAGGTTGAGATTGAGTTCGACGACGACGATGCCCACAACGACgacgacaacaacagcagctccaacaacatcGTGGTACGACTCATGGGGATTAGGGGAGGCAGAATCCTTCACACCTGTCCTGGATTATAACTACGAATACAAGATTGACGactattaa
- the aebp1b gene encoding inactive carboxypeptidase-like protein X2 isoform X2, whose amino-acid sequence MKSHTVTVSVALLALCCLLIPRGGRSAGGISSLLQEKQTQDQLRNESLDHPESEQELAGDTHPLGSSIKAKREAEGTSQEGILSRLRRAPEDGKKKKKDKKKKEPKDPNATKKPKTDKKGKKKDKQTTTTTLPPTTTTFPTEPPTDPPAELDYFPDSDDYWTDEDDYWGAGTTPSPSTEPPYLHRVTDDPVTDAYDDYWNPIEGEPPTSPPDNYDDLWNPIEGEPPTSPPDNYDDLWKEVEKDPYAPVTDNYDTYWKEPDPTPKPPEKYGTDHSNYWDATIELPDKFPDEEEVSPEIIVETIPEEPTTSAPFERTWYDDYDEYGMRRKDYDTDEKWVEKERERAKKEREREERERAEKLKEAEERARNRPRVYKEPKICPPLGMESHKIESDQLTASSMSQYSFSPQRARLNMQGSEDEDNMRGGAWCANSEDRIHWFEVDARRETEFTGVVTQGRDALNESDFVTSYFLAFSNDSREWTTIHDGYADWLFFGNSDRDTPVMNRLAEPVLARYIRIIPQSWNGSLCMRLEVLGCPVPDPGDALYRQNEVTPVDYLEFKHHSYSEIVELMKSVHEECPNITNVYSLGRSSKGREIMAMVISGNPTEHEIGEPEFRFTAGLHGNEAVGRELILLLMQYLCKEYKDRNPRAQRLVEGIRIHLVPSLNPDGHETAFEVGSEMSSWTMGHYTEDGFDIFQNFPDLNSILWDAEDKGMVPKLTPNHHVPIPENFEFNTSIAMETRAIISWMKTYPFVLGANFQGGEAIVAYPYDSLRLNKPAKSDQSRSRKKRQYEDEGFDATEWGRGYQEEPEEDWRSRGYAEPEEEWRGHGYDQGYDPGYEHGYNQGYGHREEEEDDGGRGAGYHYSEPEEEPRLTPDESLFRWLAVSYASTHLTMTHNYRGSCHGDIPAGVVGMVNRAKWKPVTGSMNDFSYLHTNCYELSIFLGCDKFPHQSELAQEWEKNREAMLTFMEQVHRGIRGIVKDQQGNPIANATISVEGINHDVTTAPTGDYWRLLNPGEYRVTAKAEGFSSETKLCVVGYESGATSCSFNLAKSNWDRIKQIMALHGNKPIRLSYSNSGAQTSLRGGGSQKRVISGSNGFSSNSNASTQRRRMLRIARLRRLRQLRLMRLRLSSTTTMPTTTTTTTAAPTTSWYDSWGLGEAESFTPVLDYNYEYKIDDY is encoded by the exons ATGAAAAGCCATACTGTGACTGTGTCTGTGGCTCTGCTGGCCCTCTGCTGCCTGCTGATTCCCAGAGGAGGGAGGAGTGCCGGGGGAATATCTTCTCTCCTGCAGGAGAAGCAGACTCAGGATCAGCTGCGAAACGAGTCCCTGGATCACCCAGAAAGCGAGCAGGAGCTCGCAGGAGACACACACCCACTGGGAAGCAGCATCAAGGCCAAGAGAGAGGCAGAGGGGACTTCACAGGAGG GCATTTTGAGCAGGCTGAGAAGAGCCCCAGAGGAcggcaaaaagaagaagaaagacaaaaagaagaaagagccAAAGGATCCAAACGCCACTAAAAAGCCTAAAACTGACAAGAAGGGGAAGAAGAAAGACAAGCAGACCACAACCACAACCCTCCCACCCACCACAACAA CGTTCCCAACAGAGCCTCCCACTGATCCCCCCGCTGAGCTTGACTACTTCCCTGATTCTG ACGACTATTGGACAGATGAAGATGACTACTGGGGGGCTGGCACCACTCCATCTCCAAGCACTGAGCCCCCGTACCTTCACAGGGTCACAGACGACCCCGTTACTGACGCCTACGATGACTACTGGAATCCCATTGAGGGAGAGCCGCCGACTTCACCGCCCGACAACTACGATGACCTCTGGAATCCCATTGAGGGAGAGCCGCCGACTTCACCGCCCGACAACTACGATGACCTCTGGAAGGAAGTTGAGAAGGACCCGTACGCTCCTGTGACCGATAACTATGACACCTACTGGAAGGAGCCGGACCCGACCCCCAAGCCCCCTGAGAAGTACGGCACAGACCACAGCAATTACTGGGATGCCACAA TCGAGCTTCCAGATAAATTCCCAGACGAAGAAGAGGTCAGCCCTGAGATCATAGTGGAAACCATCCCAG aagAACCCACAACATCTGCTCCATTTGAGAGGACCTGGTATGATGATTATGATGAATACGGAATGA GACGGAAAGACTATGACACAGATGAAAAGTGGgtagagaaagaaagagagcgagccaagaaggagagagagagggaggagagag AACGAGCAGAAAAGCTGAAGGAGGCCGAGGAGCGAGCCAGGAACAGACCACGTGTCTACAAGGAGCCAAAGA TATGTCCTCCTCTGGGGATGGAGTCCCATAAGATCGAATCGGACCAGCTCACAGCCTCCTCTATGTCTCAGTACAGCTTCTCTCCTCAGAGGGCGCGCCTCAACATGCAG GGCTCAGAGGATGAGGACAATATGAGAGGTGGAGCGTGGTGCGCAAACTCAGAGGACAGGATCCACTGGTTTGAGGTCGACGCTCGCAGGGAGACCGAGTTCACCGGAGTTGTTACTCAAGGCCGAGATGCCCTGAATGA GAGCGATTTCGTGACATCCTACTTCCTGGCCTTCAGCAACGACAGCAGAGAATGGACCACCATTCACGATGGATACGCAGACTGG CTGTTCTTCGGAAACAGCGACAGGGACACTCCCGTCATGAACCGGCTCGCCGAGCCCGTGTTGGCTCGCTACATCCGGATCATCCCTCAGAGCTGGAACGGCTCTCTGTGCATGAGGCTGGAGGTCCTGGGCTGCCCTGTGCCTG ACCCAGGTGATGCTCTGTACAGGCAGAATGAGGTGACTCCTGTGGATTACCTGGAGTTCAAACACCACAGCTACTCAGAGATAGTTGAA CTGATGAAGTCGGTACATGAGGAGTGCCCCAACATCACCAACGTTTACAGCCTGGGCCGCAGCTCTAAGGGACGAGAAATCATGGCAATGGTCATCTCTGGAAACCCCACAGAGCACGAAATAG GTGAGCCGGAGTTTCGCTTCACGGCTGGTCTCCATGGGAACGAGGCAGTGGGGAGAGAGCTGATCCTGCTGCTCATGCAGTACCTGTGCAAAGAATACAAAGACAGGAACCCCAGGGCCCAACGCCTGGTGGAGGGAATACGCATCCACCTGGTTCCCTCTCTGAACCCTGACGGGCACGAGACAGCTTTCGAGGTG GGCTCGGAGATGAGCAGCTGGACCATGGGACACTACACTGAGGACGGCTTTGACATCTTCCAGAACTTCCCTGACCTGAACAGCATCTTGTGGGATGCTGAGGATAAGGGCATGGTGCCTAAACTGACCCCCAACCATCATGTGCCTATACCAGAAAACTTTGAATTCAACACGTCG ATTGCTATGGAGACCAGAGCCATTATTTCCTGGATGAAAACCTACCCATTTGTGTTGGGTGCAAACTTCCAAGGCGGAGAGGCCATCGTGGCCTATCCTTATGACAGTTTACGTCTCAACAAGCCTGCCAAGAGCGACCAATCCCGCAGCCGCAAAAAGAGACA GTACGAGGATGAAGGTTTTGATGCAACCGAGTGGGGAAGGGGTTACCAGGAGGAGCCAGAGGAGGACTGGAGAAGTCGAGGATACGCAGAGCCAGAGGAAGAGTGGCGAGGTCATGGATACGACCAAGGCTACGACCCCGGATACGAACATGGCTACAACCAGGGTTATGgacacagagaggaagaggaggacgacgGAGGGCGCGGGGCTGGATACCACTACAGTGAGCCAGAAGAAGAGCCCCGACTGACCCCGGACGAGTCCCTGTTCAGGTGGCTGGCTGTGTCGTACGCCTCCACGCACCTGACCATGACCCACAACTACCGCGGGTCCTGCCACGGGGACATACCCGCAGGAGTAGTCGGCATGGTCAACAGGGCAAAGTGGAAACCCGTCACTGGGA GTATGAATGACTTCAGCTATCTTCATACCAACTGCTATGAGTTGTCCATATTCCTGGGCTGTGATAAATTTCCTCATCAGAGTGAGTTGGCCCAAGAATGGGAGAAAAACAGGGAAGCAATGCTCACCTTCATGGAGCAG GTGCATCGTGGCATCAGAGGCATTGTGAAAGATCAGCAGGGGAATCCTATTGCAAACGCCACAATCTCTGTGGAGGGAATAAACCATGATGTTACCACAG CCCCAACAGGGGACTACTGGCGGCTGCTGAACCCGGGGGAGTACCGGGTGACGGCGAAGGCCGAAGGCTTCTCCTCTGAGACTAAACTCTGCGTGGTGGGTTATGAGTCCGGAGCGACCTCCTGCAGCTTTAACCTGGCCAAGTCCAACTGGGACCGCATTAAACAA ATCATGGCCCTTCACGGCAACAAGCCAATTCGACTCAGTTACAGCAACTCCGGAGCACAAACCTCTTTGCGCGGCGGCGGCAGCCAGAAGCGTGTGATTAGTGGCAGCAATGGGTTTTCTTCAAACTCCAATGCAAGTACCCAGCGCAGGAGGATGCTCAGGATTGCGCGTCTCCGCCGTCTTCGGCAGCTGAGGTTAATGAGGTTGAGATTGAGTTCGACGACGACGATGCCCACAACGACgacgacaacaacagcagctccaacaacatcGTGGTACGACTCATGGGGATTAGGGGAGGCAGAATCCTTCACACCTGTCCTGGATTATAACTACGAATACAAGATTGACGactattaa
- the aebp1b gene encoding inactive carboxypeptidase-like protein X2 isoform X1 → MKSHTVTVSVALLALCCLLIPRGGRSAGGISSLLQEKQTQDQLRNESLDHPESEQELAGDTHPLGSSIKAKREAEGTSQEGILSRLRRAPEDGKKKKKDKKKKEPKDPNATKKPKTDKKGKKKDKQTTTTTLPPTTTTFPTEPPTDPPAELDYFPDSVDDYWTDEDDYWGAGTTPSPSTEPPYLHRVTDDPVTDAYDDYWNPIEGEPPTSPPDNYDDLWNPIEGEPPTSPPDNYDDLWKEVEKDPYAPVTDNYDTYWKEPDPTPKPPEKYGTDHSNYWDATIELPDKFPDEEEVSPEIIVETIPEEPTTSAPFERTWYDDYDEYGMRRKDYDTDEKWVEKERERAKKEREREERERAEKLKEAEERARNRPRVYKEPKICPPLGMESHKIESDQLTASSMSQYSFSPQRARLNMQGSEDEDNMRGGAWCANSEDRIHWFEVDARRETEFTGVVTQGRDALNESDFVTSYFLAFSNDSREWTTIHDGYADWLFFGNSDRDTPVMNRLAEPVLARYIRIIPQSWNGSLCMRLEVLGCPVPDPGDALYRQNEVTPVDYLEFKHHSYSEIVELMKSVHEECPNITNVYSLGRSSKGREIMAMVISGNPTEHEIGEPEFRFTAGLHGNEAVGRELILLLMQYLCKEYKDRNPRAQRLVEGIRIHLVPSLNPDGHETAFEVGSEMSSWTMGHYTEDGFDIFQNFPDLNSILWDAEDKGMVPKLTPNHHVPIPENFEFNTSIAMETRAIISWMKTYPFVLGANFQGGEAIVAYPYDSLRLNKPAKSDQSRSRKKRQYEDEGFDATEWGRGYQEEPEEDWRSRGYAEPEEEWRGHGYDQGYDPGYEHGYNQGYGHREEEEDDGGRGAGYHYSEPEEEPRLTPDESLFRWLAVSYASTHLTMTHNYRGSCHGDIPAGVVGMVNRAKWKPVTGSMNDFSYLHTNCYELSIFLGCDKFPHQSELAQEWEKNREAMLTFMEQVHRGIRGIVKDQQGNPIANATISVEGINHDVTTAPTGDYWRLLNPGEYRVTAKAEGFSSETKLCVVGYESGATSCSFNLAKSNWDRIKQIMALHGNKPIRLSYSNSGAQTSLRGGGSQKRVISGSNGFSSNSNASTQRRRMLRIARLRRLRQLRLMRLRLSSTTTMPTTTTTTTAAPTTSWYDSWGLGEAESFTPVLDYNYEYKIDDY, encoded by the exons ATGAAAAGCCATACTGTGACTGTGTCTGTGGCTCTGCTGGCCCTCTGCTGCCTGCTGATTCCCAGAGGAGGGAGGAGTGCCGGGGGAATATCTTCTCTCCTGCAGGAGAAGCAGACTCAGGATCAGCTGCGAAACGAGTCCCTGGATCACCCAGAAAGCGAGCAGGAGCTCGCAGGAGACACACACCCACTGGGAAGCAGCATCAAGGCCAAGAGAGAGGCAGAGGGGACTTCACAGGAGG GCATTTTGAGCAGGCTGAGAAGAGCCCCAGAGGAcggcaaaaagaagaagaaagacaaaaagaagaaagagccAAAGGATCCAAACGCCACTAAAAAGCCTAAAACTGACAAGAAGGGGAAGAAGAAAGACAAGCAGACCACAACCACAACCCTCCCACCCACCACAACAA CGTTCCCAACAGAGCCTCCCACTGATCCCCCCGCTGAGCTTGACTACTTCCCTGATTCTG TAGACGACTATTGGACAGATGAAGATGACTACTGGGGGGCTGGCACCACTCCATCTCCAAGCACTGAGCCCCCGTACCTTCACAGGGTCACAGACGACCCCGTTACTGACGCCTACGATGACTACTGGAATCCCATTGAGGGAGAGCCGCCGACTTCACCGCCCGACAACTACGATGACCTCTGGAATCCCATTGAGGGAGAGCCGCCGACTTCACCGCCCGACAACTACGATGACCTCTGGAAGGAAGTTGAGAAGGACCCGTACGCTCCTGTGACCGATAACTATGACACCTACTGGAAGGAGCCGGACCCGACCCCCAAGCCCCCTGAGAAGTACGGCACAGACCACAGCAATTACTGGGATGCCACAA TCGAGCTTCCAGATAAATTCCCAGACGAAGAAGAGGTCAGCCCTGAGATCATAGTGGAAACCATCCCAG aagAACCCACAACATCTGCTCCATTTGAGAGGACCTGGTATGATGATTATGATGAATACGGAATGA GACGGAAAGACTATGACACAGATGAAAAGTGGgtagagaaagaaagagagcgagccaagaaggagagagagagggaggagagag AACGAGCAGAAAAGCTGAAGGAGGCCGAGGAGCGAGCCAGGAACAGACCACGTGTCTACAAGGAGCCAAAGA TATGTCCTCCTCTGGGGATGGAGTCCCATAAGATCGAATCGGACCAGCTCACAGCCTCCTCTATGTCTCAGTACAGCTTCTCTCCTCAGAGGGCGCGCCTCAACATGCAG GGCTCAGAGGATGAGGACAATATGAGAGGTGGAGCGTGGTGCGCAAACTCAGAGGACAGGATCCACTGGTTTGAGGTCGACGCTCGCAGGGAGACCGAGTTCACCGGAGTTGTTACTCAAGGCCGAGATGCCCTGAATGA GAGCGATTTCGTGACATCCTACTTCCTGGCCTTCAGCAACGACAGCAGAGAATGGACCACCATTCACGATGGATACGCAGACTGG CTGTTCTTCGGAAACAGCGACAGGGACACTCCCGTCATGAACCGGCTCGCCGAGCCCGTGTTGGCTCGCTACATCCGGATCATCCCTCAGAGCTGGAACGGCTCTCTGTGCATGAGGCTGGAGGTCCTGGGCTGCCCTGTGCCTG ACCCAGGTGATGCTCTGTACAGGCAGAATGAGGTGACTCCTGTGGATTACCTGGAGTTCAAACACCACAGCTACTCAGAGATAGTTGAA CTGATGAAGTCGGTACATGAGGAGTGCCCCAACATCACCAACGTTTACAGCCTGGGCCGCAGCTCTAAGGGACGAGAAATCATGGCAATGGTCATCTCTGGAAACCCCACAGAGCACGAAATAG GTGAGCCGGAGTTTCGCTTCACGGCTGGTCTCCATGGGAACGAGGCAGTGGGGAGAGAGCTGATCCTGCTGCTCATGCAGTACCTGTGCAAAGAATACAAAGACAGGAACCCCAGGGCCCAACGCCTGGTGGAGGGAATACGCATCCACCTGGTTCCCTCTCTGAACCCTGACGGGCACGAGACAGCTTTCGAGGTG GGCTCGGAGATGAGCAGCTGGACCATGGGACACTACACTGAGGACGGCTTTGACATCTTCCAGAACTTCCCTGACCTGAACAGCATCTTGTGGGATGCTGAGGATAAGGGCATGGTGCCTAAACTGACCCCCAACCATCATGTGCCTATACCAGAAAACTTTGAATTCAACACGTCG ATTGCTATGGAGACCAGAGCCATTATTTCCTGGATGAAAACCTACCCATTTGTGTTGGGTGCAAACTTCCAAGGCGGAGAGGCCATCGTGGCCTATCCTTATGACAGTTTACGTCTCAACAAGCCTGCCAAGAGCGACCAATCCCGCAGCCGCAAAAAGAGACA GTACGAGGATGAAGGTTTTGATGCAACCGAGTGGGGAAGGGGTTACCAGGAGGAGCCAGAGGAGGACTGGAGAAGTCGAGGATACGCAGAGCCAGAGGAAGAGTGGCGAGGTCATGGATACGACCAAGGCTACGACCCCGGATACGAACATGGCTACAACCAGGGTTATGgacacagagaggaagaggaggacgacgGAGGGCGCGGGGCTGGATACCACTACAGTGAGCCAGAAGAAGAGCCCCGACTGACCCCGGACGAGTCCCTGTTCAGGTGGCTGGCTGTGTCGTACGCCTCCACGCACCTGACCATGACCCACAACTACCGCGGGTCCTGCCACGGGGACATACCCGCAGGAGTAGTCGGCATGGTCAACAGGGCAAAGTGGAAACCCGTCACTGGGA GTATGAATGACTTCAGCTATCTTCATACCAACTGCTATGAGTTGTCCATATTCCTGGGCTGTGATAAATTTCCTCATCAGAGTGAGTTGGCCCAAGAATGGGAGAAAAACAGGGAAGCAATGCTCACCTTCATGGAGCAG GTGCATCGTGGCATCAGAGGCATTGTGAAAGATCAGCAGGGGAATCCTATTGCAAACGCCACAATCTCTGTGGAGGGAATAAACCATGATGTTACCACAG CCCCAACAGGGGACTACTGGCGGCTGCTGAACCCGGGGGAGTACCGGGTGACGGCGAAGGCCGAAGGCTTCTCCTCTGAGACTAAACTCTGCGTGGTGGGTTATGAGTCCGGAGCGACCTCCTGCAGCTTTAACCTGGCCAAGTCCAACTGGGACCGCATTAAACAA ATCATGGCCCTTCACGGCAACAAGCCAATTCGACTCAGTTACAGCAACTCCGGAGCACAAACCTCTTTGCGCGGCGGCGGCAGCCAGAAGCGTGTGATTAGTGGCAGCAATGGGTTTTCTTCAAACTCCAATGCAAGTACCCAGCGCAGGAGGATGCTCAGGATTGCGCGTCTCCGCCGTCTTCGGCAGCTGAGGTTAATGAGGTTGAGATTGAGTTCGACGACGACGATGCCCACAACGACgacgacaacaacagcagctccaacaacatcGTGGTACGACTCATGGGGATTAGGGGAGGCAGAATCCTTCACACCTGTCCTGGATTATAACTACGAATACAAGATTGACGactattaa